Proteins encoded within one genomic window of Aurantiacibacter spongiae:
- the rplN gene encoding 50S ribosomal protein L14: protein MIQMQSNLDVADNSGAKRVQCIKVLGGSKRRTASVGDVIVVSVKEAQPRARVKKGDVHRAVIVRTRKDVRRPDGSVIRFDSNAAVLVNKTEEPIGTRIFGPVVRELRGKGFMKIISLAPEVI from the coding sequence ATGATCCAGATGCAATCCAATCTCGACGTCGCGGACAACAGCGGCGCGAAGCGCGTCCAGTGCATCAAGGTGCTGGGCGGGTCCAAGCGGCGCACGGCGTCCGTCGGCGACGTGATCGTGGTTTCCGTGAAGGAAGCCCAGCCGCGCGCCCGCGTGAAGAAGGGCGACGTCCACCGCGCCGTTATCGTGCGGACGCGCAAGGACGTGCGCCGTCCCGACGGCAGCGTGATCCGCTTCGACAGCAACGCCGCGGTCCTGGTCAACAAGACCGAGGAACCGATCGGCACGCGTATCTTCGGCCCTGTCGTTCGCGAACTGCGCGGCAAGGGCTTCATGAAGATCATCTCGCTGGCTCCGGAGGTCATCTGA
- the rpsQ gene encoding 30S ribosomal protein S17, protein MPKRVLIGTVTSDKTDKTVTVKVERKVKHPLYGKIIRRSKNYHAHDESNEYVVGDTVRIEETKPFSKTKTWQVTDRLVASKGTALEADIDVEAATPGN, encoded by the coding sequence ATGCCCAAGCGCGTACTGATCGGGACCGTCACCTCCGACAAGACCGACAAGACCGTGACCGTGAAGGTCGAACGCAAGGTGAAGCACCCGCTCTACGGGAAGATCATCCGTCGTTCGAAGAACTATCACGCGCATGACGAGAGCAACGAATATGTCGTCGGCGACACCGTCCGCATCGAGGAGACCAAGCCGTTCTCCAAGACCAAGACGTGGCAGGTGACCGATCGCCTGGTGGCGAGCAAGGGCACCGCGCTGGAGGCCGACATCGATGTCGAGGCGGCGACGCCGGGCAACTGA
- the rpmC gene encoding 50S ribosomal protein L29, with product MARNSTSMEDLRTKSDDQLTQQLTDLKREQFNLRFQAATNQLERPDRVREVRRTIAQIKTLQTERASAAAAEAKA from the coding sequence ATGGCCAGGAACAGCACCTCGATGGAAGACCTACGCACGAAGAGCGACGATCAGCTCACCCAGCAGCTGACCGATCTCAAGCGCGAGCAGTTCAACCTGCGCTTCCAGGCCGCGACCAACCAGCTCGAGCGCCCCGACCGCGTTCGCGAGGTCCGTCGCACCATCGCGCAGATCAAGACGTTGCAGACCGAGCGCGCCAGCGCCGCTGCGGCCGAAGCCAAGGCTTAA
- the rplP gene encoding 50S ribosomal protein L16, which translates to MLQPKKTKYRKAFKGKIHGNARGGTTLNFGSYGLKALEPERITARQIEAARRAITRHIKRQGRLWIRVFPDVPVSKKPAEVRQGKGKGSVEYWAARVKPGRILFELDGVAGPLAAEAFSRAAMKLPIKTKVVARFGDSSHLGGEN; encoded by the coding sequence ATGTTGCAACCGAAGAAAACCAAGTATCGCAAGGCCTTCAAGGGCAAGATCCACGGCAACGCCCGCGGCGGTACGACGCTGAATTTCGGCTCCTACGGCCTCAAGGCGCTGGAGCCGGAGCGTATCACCGCGCGCCAGATCGAGGCCGCCCGCCGGGCGATCACGCGCCACATCAAGCGTCAGGGACGCCTGTGGATCCGCGTGTTCCCCGACGTGCCGGTGTCGAAGAAGCCCGCCGAAGTCCGCCAGGGCAAGGGCAAGGGCTCGGTCGAATACTGGGCCGCGCGCGTGAAGCCCGGCCGCATCCTGTTCGAACTGGACGGCGTTGCCGGCCCGCTCGCTGCCGAGGCGTTCAGCCGCGCGGCGATGAAGCTGCCGATCAAGACCAAGGTCGTTGCGCGCTTCGGCGACAGCTCCCACCTCGGCGGAGAGAATTGA
- the rpsC gene encoding 30S ribosomal protein S3, translating to MGHKSNPIGLRLQINRTWDSRWYAEGGEYARLLKEDIEIRKHIVESLPQAAISKVVIERPAKLCRISIYAARPGVIIGKKGADIEKLRTKLATMTESEVKLNIVEIRKPEIDAKLVAQGIADQLVRRVAFRRAMKRAMQSAMRLGAEGIKIMCGGRLGGAEIARVEQYREGRVPLHTLRANIDYAEAEAKTAYGIIGIKVWVFKGEILGHDPMSQDRLMMEAQTSGVRPAR from the coding sequence ATGGGTCACAAGAGCAATCCGATCGGCCTGCGCCTGCAGATCAACCGCACCTGGGACAGCCGCTGGTACGCCGAGGGCGGCGAATATGCGCGGCTGCTGAAAGAGGATATCGAGATCCGCAAGCACATCGTCGAGAGCCTGCCGCAGGCAGCGATCTCGAAGGTGGTGATCGAGCGTCCGGCGAAGCTGTGCCGCATCTCGATCTACGCCGCGCGTCCCGGTGTCATTATCGGCAAGAAGGGCGCGGATATCGAGAAGCTGCGCACCAAGCTCGCGACGATGACCGAGAGCGAGGTCAAGCTCAACATCGTCGAGATCCGCAAGCCCGAGATCGACGCCAAGCTCGTCGCGCAGGGCATCGCCGACCAGCTGGTGCGCCGCGTGGCGTTCCGCCGGGCGATGAAGCGCGCCATGCAGTCCGCCATGCGCCTGGGTGCCGAAGGCATCAAGATCATGTGCGGCGGCCGTCTGGGCGGCGCCGAGATCGCGCGCGTGGAGCAGTATCGCGAGGGCCGCGTTCCGCTGCATACGCTGCGCGCCAACATCGACTATGCCGAAGCCGAGGCGAAGACCGCCTACGGCATCATCGGCATCAAGGTCTGGGTCTTCAAGGGCGAGATCCTGGGTCACGATCCCATGTCGCAGGACCGGCTGATGATGGAAGCGCAGACTTCCGGCGTCCGTCCGGCCCGCTGA